In Sander vitreus isolate 19-12246 chromosome 4, sanVit1, whole genome shotgun sequence, the genomic stretch cactagtttgcaaaattgtgttttagcaattggaaaaaactgtaatgtgatGATGTACCATGCTCTGGATAAGTGAACCTGCCAAATGTTCTAATTGTAAATATTGATGTAACTGGTGTTTGCGTGTGTCTCTCCAGCATGCaacgttagtgtgtgtgtgtgtgtgtgtgtgtgtgtgtgtgtgtgtgtgtgtgtgtgtgtgtgtgtgtgtgtgtgtgtgtgtgtgtgtgtgtgtgtgtatgtgtgtgtgtgcctctatGTGCGTATTTGTTCCAGCAGCAGCTAGAGTCTTTTCCATAGTAGCCTTAACTAGAGAAGGCTTATAATATAGAAGATCCCTGGGGTCTTTTTAACTgttacataataaataaaatgtgtgggACGCTATGTTCTAATATTGAACACTGAATTTGAATCACTGACATGAAATATTTAAGTGCAACACGATTTCATCAGCTCGCATACGTAACTATTCGCCTGTAGGCTGAAAGAAAATTTTGTACTCATGTCTTCTCTACTTCACCTCTTCTTGCTCTTCTCGGCTGCAAAATACATCCTTGAAAACTCCATGTGACCCTGCTCTCTTTGAGATTTATTGCATTTCAAATTCACACAAATTGGTTTATAGTGGGAACTGATGAGGTATAGtgcttgaaaatgtgtttgtatttaaGGGACACATTAGACTGTATCAAATAGCTGATTGTAGAttattttagtttctttctttttctcactgATTATCCTTCTTTCTTATgttttttgacaaaaacaggGAGCCGCTGCACTGGGAGCCATGAGACCTCCACCTGTGGCCAGGATGTGAGATCGATGGTGTGACAACAAAGGCCGTCACCGAGCTACAGCCATTGTGCAGTCCTTGTTCTACCACTGAAATCAaagttaaacataaaaaacactcTTGGTATAACAGAGTCCATGACTATAAAGGgaacaaacacatttaatgtTTCAGTTGTATCTGAATCTCCTCTTAATCACTCTTCAATCAGTTTAGATTTTAATGAATGATGACAGTGAACCATCTGGCCTACCTTTTACAGTTTGCACACACACCTTGAAACTGTTAATGTCCAAACTTCACACACATTACTGGTCCAAATGATTCATCTAACATCCTCATAACAAACTCTTTGTCACCTTGTCTGAATCGGCTCCTGTGACCTGCGAGGATTATGAGGCCGACTTTAGTGTTTCTACAATCGCAgtgtctcctgtgtgtgttggttggtgTATGTGTGCCCGGCGTTGTCGGCTCCCTACCTCATGCACTACCATGGCACGTCTCCTGCCCGGtgcggtgtgtgtgtcagatcaAGCCGTGGTTCTCCCCTGATTCTGTCTACCATGAAGCTCCCACTGTGGACTGCAACGACCTGCTCTTGACCAAGCTCCCCTCGCCCATACCCCcgaacacacacaccctgcgcCTGCAGAGTAACCATCTGTCTGAGCTCAACACTTCGGTGCTGCACAGACTCGTCACCCTCACCGACCTTGACCTTTCCCAGAATCACTTCAGCAGTGTCAGGACAATAACTCAGAGCGCCTCGCTGCCCTCTCTACTGTCTCTACATCTAGAGGAAAACCATCTCCGTCACCTCCCTGAGGCCTCCTTCTGCTCACTGCCAGCTTTGCAGGAACTCTTCCTCAGCCACAACAACTTACACTCGATAGCACCTGGAGCCTTCACCGGTCTGGACTCACTACTGCGTCTGCATATCAACAACAACAGACTCACCACTGTTGACCCTCGGTGGTTCATGGCTTTGCCCAGCTTGGAAATTCTCATGCTTGGCGGCAACCCTGTGGAGGCCCTGCCTGAGCGGGGCTTCCTGGCCCTGAAATCCCTCCGGAGTCTTGTCCTTGGTGGTATGGGTCTGAGAGGCTTAGCTGAAAAAGCACTGGAAGGGTTGGAGGGCTTAGAGAGCCTCTCCTTCTACGATAACCGGCTGACAATGGTCCCCACTCAGGCCCTGATAAGAGTGCCAGGACTTAAGTTCCTCGACCTCAACAAGAACCGCATCAAACTCATTGAGACAGGAGACTTCCGAGACATGGTCCACCTGAAGGAGCTCGGCCTGAACAACATGGAGGAGCTAGTGTCCATTGAGAGAGCCGCCCTGGAGAACCTTCCAGAGCTCACAAAACTTGAGATCACAAACAATCCGCGACTGTCCTACATTCATCCGCAGGCTTTCCTCCAGCTGAGCAGGCTGGAGAGTCTAATGCTCAACTCCAACTCTCTGAGTGCACTGCACCAGCACATTGTGCTCAGCCTGCCGAGTCTCCAGGAGGTCAGCTTACACTCCAACCCACTGCGATGTGACTGCCTATTTCACTGGGCCGCTGAGGAGGCCTCTCACTCTCACATTGaagacacacaaaaagaaaagcaaacaccTCGGATGGTGCGTTTCATCCAACCCCAGGCCACTCTGTGCTCTGAACCCCCAGAGCTGAGAGCCCGCAGGGTAAGAGAGGTATCCTCCAGGGAAATGTCAGCCTCATGCCTCCCCATGATCCCTACCAGCTCCCTCCCTTCCTACGTTTGGGTAAGAGAAGGAGGAAAACTGGTCTTGCACTGCCGAGCTCTTGCGGATCCACAGCCTGAACTGTACTGGGTGACTCCCTCTGGGCGGAGACTTGGTCCTGAAATGAGCCAAGTAAAAGCTCCTGCTCCCTGTCACAGCTTGACAGCCTCTGAGGGATTCAACACATCCGCCTCCATCATCTCTCCAAGCCAGCCTCAAGATGATACTCCCTGTAACCCCTCCAAACACTACCGGCTACTGCCTGAGGGAACTTTGGAAATAAACAAGGTCACCCTCAGCGAGGCAGGATTGTATACCTGTGTAGCTGAAAATGCACTGGGAGCAGATACACGCAGTGTTACTGTGGGTGTGCAtggcagagaaaagaaaagaaagtgggGGATGGCTGCTAATATGAAGGGATATCAGTTATTCAAAGCGGAAGCCAGGTTGGAGGTGAGGGAGTTCGGACAACACTATGCTATCCTGTCATGGCAGAGCGGGCGCAACCTCCATTCGACTCGTCTATCATGGCAAGCCATATACTCAAACGCACACACGCCCACATACACCACACGCATCCTGGCTGGTACTCAGAGCTTCAACCTGACCCACCTGCAGGCAGAGACATTTTACCGAGTGTGTCTACATTTGGGGATCAATGAGGGTGCCAAGCACGCCAGCAGGAGATCAAGAGAGAGCAGAAAGCCTCAGTGTGTGTCATTCAGCACAAAGGCTGTCCCAGAACCACAGCCTAGCCTGCAGATAAGCCCAGAGCTGGCCTCCACAGCAGTCACACTACTGCTCCTCGCACttattctgctgctgctggcaggcCAGGCCTGGGACAATGAGCCTGGCGAAGGGGATGGAAAGCACCACAGTACCATCCACCAGGAAAGTCCTAAGGCTCTGATCATCAATCACACAGAAGGGAGCAACACACATTAGCCAAAGCAGAGTAAGGAACTGCTATTACACAATGACTGCTGAGATAATTatgtttgtgcacattcaaatcaggacaaaaaaaaaacacacacacacacacacacacacacacaaacacacacacacacacacacacacacacacacttaaaatgtcaaatatacACTTTGTGAATTACAGCTAGAAGAGAGGAGTCATAGATCAGAGCAGTGGTGTAGAAAGagatctgtatttattttatataccgTATAAAGTATATATTGACATTGTTTCTGTAAAAGTGGACAATCATACTCCTGCAGCACAGAGAATGAACACAGGAGAAACAAATACGTCTGAGCTGCCGATGACCACCGAACTGAAACTAAAAACCTGATTTAATCCAGGGACACTGTATATCTGCTGAGGAGAGTGGCTCAGACCTCCAGGGTATTTGTCATGTTTTCTGTCTACATGTTCCACAGACCAAACCATTATTTCTCCAAGCAGATAAAACTCTGTCTTGAGACTGATACTTAATGAAATTCCTGCATTGCTGTAAACAACCCTTTTGCTTAGCTTTTAGTACCTTGGACTGGGTTGTCCATCTTGcagtacatatacagtatactcaTCCCAATTCCCACTCCTCTTTTAGCATACATGTGATCTGAAAAGTAATTGTGTTAAATTCTATTTTGAGCTAATATACAATAAAATCTTTTCAATTTACATAATTGTATGGTCTATTTCTGTTGTCTTGCCATAAACATAGTGTAAACAGCATGACAGATGAGAACCTTTAAACCAAACTCATTacataaaaagtcacatattaaGGATTGATCTGCAGCTCCCTGCTTTTCTGTATGCAGTTGCCGTTTTTTTCACAGTAGGAATAAGTATGATAATAGCTCAGGACATCTGACACCTACTCAGTAAACACAAGACACTGTGTGCCCCTGCTGGATAAGACCTGGAACTGAGCGGAGGCTTTAGCCAGGTGAAAGGATAGAGTCACATTTTTACATGCCCATTTGTACGAtgagttactagttactgtaATCATTCCTGTTCTCCATAATAAAAGTGAAGAAATCCCTTCCCAGAGTGACATGTAAGGGATgggggatatatatatatatatctgctaTATCTGCAGTCATAGTTTTGTGT encodes the following:
- the lrrn2 gene encoding leucine-rich repeat neuronal protein 1; the encoded protein is MRPTLVFLQSQCLLCVLVGVCVPGVVGSLPHALPWHVSCPVRCVCQIKPWFSPDSVYHEAPTVDCNDLLLTKLPSPIPPNTHTLRLQSNHLSELNTSVLHRLVTLTDLDLSQNHFSSVRTITQSASLPSLLSLHLEENHLRHLPEASFCSLPALQELFLSHNNLHSIAPGAFTGLDSLLRLHINNNRLTTVDPRWFMALPSLEILMLGGNPVEALPERGFLALKSLRSLVLGGMGLRGLAEKALEGLEGLESLSFYDNRLTMVPTQALIRVPGLKFLDLNKNRIKLIETGDFRDMVHLKELGLNNMEELVSIERAALENLPELTKLEITNNPRLSYIHPQAFLQLSRLESLMLNSNSLSALHQHIVLSLPSLQEVSLHSNPLRCDCLFHWAAEEASHSHIEDTQKEKQTPRMVRFIQPQATLCSEPPELRARRVREVSSREMSASCLPMIPTSSLPSYVWVREGGKLVLHCRALADPQPELYWVTPSGRRLGPEMSQVKAPAPCHSLTASEGFNTSASIISPSQPQDDTPCNPSKHYRLLPEGTLEINKVTLSEAGLYTCVAENALGADTRSVTVGVHGREKKRKWGMAANMKGYQLFKAEARLEVREFGQHYAILSWQSGRNLHSTRLSWQAIYSNAHTPTYTTRILAGTQSFNLTHLQAETFYRVCLHLGINEGAKHASRRSRESRKPQCVSFSTKAVPEPQPSLQISPELASTAVTLLLLALILLLLAGQAWDNEPGEGDGKHHSTIHQESPKALIINHTEGSNTH